In Fusobacterium nucleatum, the genomic stretch AGAGTAGAGCAAGCCTTGCAAGTCTTGGAGCAAATAAATAAAGTGGGATAGCACTTAAAATTCCTCCAATAAATGAAGCTATAATTGCAGTACCCAATGCTGTTCCAGCTTTTCCTTGCTTTGTTAATTCATAACCATCAATAGCAGTTGCAGCAGCAGCTGGTGTACCTGGTGTACGAATTAGAATTGCAGAAATTGAACCACCAAATATAGCTCCACAATAAACTCCGGCAAGTGTAATAAGTCCAGTTGATGGATCCATTCCAAAAGTAATAGGAATTAATAAGGCAACTCCCATAGCAGCAGAAAGCCCTGGTAAAGCTCCAATAGTTATTCCAATAGCTACACTAATTATAGCAGCAACTAAATTTATAGGTGTTAAAGCTGCTACATATCCATATAAAACATCTGACATAATTAATTCTCCCCCCTAACTTATAGTAAAAATCCTCTTGGAACAGGAACTTTTAAGAATGATACAAATACTAAATATAAAAATATTGGAAAAAGTATGCTCACAACAATATTCCATTTAATATCGCTCTTTAACACTATCATAGTTACAAAAAGATAAATAGCTGTTGTAACAAAGAAACCAATTATATCAATTAAAACTACATATACAGCAGATAATACTATTACAAAGAAGAATTGTCCATATAAGTTACCTTTGAATTTATCTTCCTCTTCCTCAGTATTCTTAGGTTTTATAATGAAAGTATTTATTGCTAAAA encodes the following:
- a CDS encoding tripartite tricarboxylate transporter TctB family protein; protein product: MRKYDKFLTIGLFILEAFYFILIKQLPPKAARYPYFVLGLMVFLTLLLAINTFIIKPKNTEEEEDKFKGNLYGQFFFVIVLSAVYVVLIDIIGFFVTTAIYLFVTMIVLKSDIKWNIVVSILFPIFLYLVFVSFLKVPVPRGFLL